The Castor canadensis chromosome 13, mCasCan1.hap1v2, whole genome shotgun sequence genome has a window encoding:
- the LOC109679856 gene encoding rho GTPase-activating protein 20-like, with product MLGISGCEKEYLLSFISGKEEAPFTLIGHEYPYTIKMNHLRYKVSMPQGPRMLTSQTLQDSFQEQMSPDLEGYFFLQPKHPPKGK from the exons ATGCTAGGAATAAGT GGCTGTGAGAAGGAGTACCTGCTGTCCTTCATTTCTGGAAAGGAAGAAGCCCCATTCACACTCATTG GACATGAGTATCCGTACACTATTAAAATGAACCATCTCAGATATAAGGTGTCTATGCCGCAAGGACCAAGAATGTTAACCTCTCAGACCCTCCAGGATTCCTTCCAGGAGCAGATGTCCCCAGATCTGGaaggatatttttttcttcagccaAAGCACCCACCCAAAGGCAAGTAG